A stretch of DNA from Carya illinoinensis cultivar Pawnee chromosome 12, C.illinoinensisPawnee_v1, whole genome shotgun sequence:
TTTTTCTGAAAAGAGTTTTTTAATACAATGTCATGTGAAAGGGGTCAGATTTCTCACCTGGctctctcctcttcttctctagCTAGCCCATCGATCGGCCCCCCCACTTACTTCTTGGAGATCTGCTTTGATGACTGGAAAAGAATCTATGCACTGTTAATGAGAGCTAGAGACTCTGAAACCTGTTTGCAAACAGCCATAGATAGAGCAGAATATATAGGAAGATCATGAAGATCGATGGAAGAAATCAAAGCCAGAATGACAAATACTATAAACAAAAGGCTTTTTCATCAATGAAACTCCTTACAAACTTGCGCATGTACATAATTTTTTGATGAAAAACTTGCCATTATACATTCTTTTTTTGTACCAAGCCAATGTGACACATGATATATAGTGGGTTGCCCTGCTGCTCTTTTTTCTTGTGATAgaagaaattacataaaataaagagcatggtgcatgcatgcccTTCTCTACTTGTTAACCCTAAAAGAATCTGGGCATGTCTTGATCTCTCCTTCTATTCTTATACAGTATCCcatgtcatcttcttctgaaGCCGACCTAAAAATATAAGCTTCAAAATCCTACCATGCTCAAAGAGTAAACAAGAAGATTAGAAGGAAAATAGAGAACCAgaaggagagagaaaccggTGCATCCTATATCATGTTAGTTACGAAGAAACCCAAACACGTAACCCACCATGAGAGATTAATAAAACCCAcaataaaaaagagaaggaaaaagcaGAAAACCCAGACGATCTTTCATCTTCTTTACCATGATCCTCCTCCTAACATCCCAGTCCAAAATCCAGTCGAATCTCCTTGTTCTTTATTTTGCTCAATGCCACTTGTGTGTGAGACCTGTTTCAAATCCTCAAATGGAAATAAAAGCCTTCCACTAGTCTCCTGAACGGCCGGGAAGCTCCCATATCCACTTGCAAACCCATCCAGAGAGAAATTCAGGTTTGGCTTGAAATCCTGCAGGGGAAACCCAGATGTATGAGCTGTGTTTGGATCTGGAATAGGCATGGGCATGAAGGAATTGAAACCCCTTGAAGTGAGTCCAGTAAGAAGCTCCAAAGCAGAAAGCTGAGCTGTGGTACTCGTCGTAGAACTAGTAGAAATTTGGTTCTTGTTGCCGTTTTCAATGCTGGGTACTTGAATCAATTCAGAGATAGTTCTAAAATCTTGAGTGGATGGGAAAGCCAAATTAAGATCTTGGCCCTCACCGGTCTTAGGGTTTTCAGAGGAAGACTGTGACAAGCTTTGATGTGTGACCAGATTAGGAAGCGTTcttgaagaagacgaagaagtggAGGAGGCTGACCTCTTGTTTTTCCTTGAAACCCCGCCAACAGGAATGTTTCTAAGGGACCCACCTTCTGTCCAGTACCTTCTACAAGTCTTGCAGAAGTACCTTGGCTGTGTGAGGCTGTAGTTGTTGTAGTAGCAGAACTTGGTGTTAGTTGAATTGCACCTTGGACAGTTAAGGGCTTGTTCTTTCTGAGGCCTTGCTTTCCTCTCTAAAACTGCAGGCTTTGGACATGTGTTGGTGACAATCTCTTCTATTGGTTTCACCACAATCTCCTAAAGAAGCCAAAAAAACACAGAACTaggaaatgaaaattgaatGGACATAAAGAAACCATATATATTTCAAGATCAAACAGAGAAGATCAGGGTGAATTGAataacaaacaagcaaaacaagtTAGCTGCTTTCAcgcttaaaaaagaaaaagaaaggtttctttcctTTATCAGATAAGCAAAAGAGAAAGATAAAGTGAAATATTTTGAAGAACTGATAAGAACAAAATCCAATTAGGTGGGGACTTGCACTAGGCACTAGCCATGAACATCATCATACTTTTTACCAAAAAAGTGCTccaataaacaagaaaaacaaacaagttGTCTAAATTATACTCATGAAAAGCCAGACCCAGAAAGAAAATCATAGCCTCATATTGAATCCAGAACCAAAAAGACCTAGTACTGATGGATCCATCTACCTGTGGCCATTGAGCCGTGTCCATGGATGCAACTGAAAGAAGATAAGGAACAAGCAAACGATGTCTTCAGAGAGAGTAAACTGAACTCTTTTTCTCGAAACTGGTTATGCTATAATAAAAGGAGGAAAAGGAATGTTTATGACGGTTTGGTTGGCCGTTCTATCTATGTTTCACCCTTGTCCTTTGCTTGCTTTATGTGCTGTGTGCATagtgggaagagagagagagagagagagagagagagagagtaatattattattcttatttgaggGTACGTATTTTAACTCAGAGAAGTTCCGGGTGAATATCTgtatgcaaatttaataatgaTATATGGCGTTTGGTAATTATGATATGAAACTTTTGTGGGTGGGTGCATACGTATATCTTGTGATGCTGGCTTAAAACTTTCTGACCAGATATACATCAACTACTCAGAtttctttcataatttttttgggTCGGTCAGATTTCTCTCATCCTTGCGAGGTAATTAATTAGTTTTGTCCCATTTTGTTTGAGATCTAGACACTACATGCCACATGGATTAACTAATGAGCCAGCTTTCTAAATTGATGATTAATTGGtaatttttagaagaaaattaagGGCAACCAAAGAAAGAATAGTCGTTCACATATAATAGTCATTTTTGTATctatcttatatattttattgatataattgatcaaaataattattttatataaaaaaataatcaattatattaataaaatatataaaatatatataaaaataactgcacataaaatttatatatatatatatatcatgagatACGTCAATTTAGGCGTACAAAAGAAAtaac
This window harbors:
- the LOC122290308 gene encoding dof zinc finger protein DOF4.6-like — encoded protein: MDTAQWPQEIVVKPIEEIVTNTCPKPAVLERKARPQKEQALNCPRCNSTNTKFCYYNNYSLTQPRYFCKTCRRYWTEGGSLRNIPVGGVSRKNKRSASSTSSSSSRTLPNLVTHQSLSQSSSENPKTGEGQDLNLAFPSTQDFRTISELIQVPSIENGNKNQISTSSTTSTTAQLSALELLTGLTSRGFNSFMPMPIPDPNTAHTSGFPLQDFKPNLNFSLDGFASGYGSFPAVQETSGRLLFPFEDLKQVSHTSGIEQNKEQGDSTGFWTGMLGGGSW